In Sander vitreus isolate 19-12246 chromosome 12, sanVit1, whole genome shotgun sequence, the following proteins share a genomic window:
- the dad1 gene encoding dolichyl-diphosphooligosaccharide--protein glycosyltransferase subunit DAD1, with protein sequence MSNSVISVISRFLEEYTTTTPNKLKVVDAYLLYILLTGALQFLYCLLVGTFPFNSFLSGFISCVGAFILGVCLRIQINPQNKGDFLSISPERAFADFLFAHTVLHLVVMNFIG encoded by the exons ATGTCGAATTCAGTCATATCGGTTATTTCTCGGTTTCTAGAGGAGTACACCACCACGACGCCCAACAAGCTGAAAGTGGTGGATGCCTATTTGCTGTACATCTTGTTGACAGGAGCGCTGCAGTTCCTCTACTGTCTGCTCGTTGGCACCTTCCCCTTCAATAGCTTTCTGTCGGGCTTCATCTCATGTGTGGGCGCTTTCATTCTCGGAG TGTGTCTTCGTATCCAGATCAACCCACAGAACAAAGGAGACTTCCTGTCCATCTCCCCAGAGAGAGCCTTCGCTGACTTCCTATTCGCTCACACCGTCCTCCATCTGGTTGTGATGAACTTCATTGGTTGA
- the pigr gene encoding polymeric immunoglobulin receptor isoform X2: protein MLQPFIIALSLLPWFPAFLCRVTTEGEHAVMEGQPLTVPCHYGPQYAGYVKYWCRGKMREFCTSLARTDEPRSTNPAEENLSIFDDPVQLVFTVTMSNLKEGDSGWYMCGVEIGGAWSADDVAYTNIKVIHGMSVVNSRLTGEEGSSITVECHYSERYRESEKKWCRSGDWSSCLLTGSDGSYEDTSVAISDDRTRTLTITLKKLQMRDTGWYWCSAGQQQIAVHVLVTPRPTTAVSVTSTPMTSQSVTDLPPPKPITKESWNSNSHILESLLVCASIMLLVGMAILARKLWKQHKQDPVLRQVKEIQARHNEYSGDLQNSSVVFLNRDSQDVHMY from the exons ATGCTGCAACCCTTTATAATCGCCCTCAGCCTGTTACCATGGTTCCCAG CCTTCCTCTGCAGGGTAACCACCGAGGGGGAGCATGCAGTCATGGAGGGTCAACCTCTCACAGTCCCGTGTCATTATGGGCCTCAGTATGCTGGCTATGTAAAATACTGGTGTCGGGGGAAGATGAGGGAGTTCTGCACCAGTTTAGCTCGAACAGATGAGCCCCGTTCGACCAATCCAGCTGAGGAGAATTTAAGCATCTTTGACGACCCGGTCCAGCTGGTGTTCACTGTGACCATGAGCAACCTGAAGGAGGGGGACTCTGGGTGGTACATGTGTGGCGTGGAGATAGGCGGTGCGTGGAGTGCTGATGATGTTGCTTACACTAACATTAAGGTCATTCATG GCATGTCAGTGGTGAACAGCCGCCTGACTGGGGAAGAAGGGAGTAGTATCACAGTTGAATGCCACTACAGTGAGAGATACAG AGAAAGCGAGAAGAAGTGGTGTCGGAGCGGAGACTGGAGCTCCTGTCTGCTGACAGGTTCTGACGGGAGCTACGAAGACACTTCCGTGGCCATCAGCGATGACAGAACTAGGACTCTCACTATAACCTTAAAGAAGCTGCAGATGAGAGATACCGGCTGGTACTGGTGTTCTGCAGGACAGCAGCAGATAGCTGTGCATGTGCTGGTCACACCCCGACCCACGACCG CAGTATCTGTGACATCCACACCTATGACAAGTCAGTCTGTTACAGACCTGCCTCCACCCAAACCCATCACTAAGGAGTCCTGGAACAGTAACAG cCACATCTTGGAGTCGTTGCTGGTGTGTGCTTCTATAATGCTCCTTGTGGGCATGGCCATATTGGCAAGAAAATTGTGGAAACAGCACA AGCAGGATCCTGTGCTGAGACAAGTTAAGGAGATACAAGCAAGGCACAAT GAGTACTCGGGTGACCTGCAAAACTCTTCTGTTGTTTTCCTTAACAGGGACTCCCAGGATGTACATATGTACTGA
- the pigr gene encoding polymeric immunoglobulin receptor isoform X1, producing MLQPFIIALSLLPWFPAFLCRVTTEGEHAVMEGQPLTVPCHYGPQYAGYVKYWCRGKMREFCTSLARTDEPRSTNPAEENLSIFDDPVQLVFTVTMSNLKEGDSGWYMCGVEIGGAWSADDVAYTNIKVIHGMSVVNSRLTGEEGSSITVECHYSERYRESEKKWCRSGDWSSCLLTGSDGSYEDTSVAISDDRTRTLTITLKKLQMRDTGWYWCSAGQQQIAVHVLVTPRPTTAAVSVTSTPMTSQSVTDLPPPKPITKESWNSNSHILESLLVCASIMLLVGMAILARKLWKQHKQDPVLRQVKEIQARHNEYSGDLQNSSVVFLNRDSQDVHMY from the exons ATGCTGCAACCCTTTATAATCGCCCTCAGCCTGTTACCATGGTTCCCAG CCTTCCTCTGCAGGGTAACCACCGAGGGGGAGCATGCAGTCATGGAGGGTCAACCTCTCACAGTCCCGTGTCATTATGGGCCTCAGTATGCTGGCTATGTAAAATACTGGTGTCGGGGGAAGATGAGGGAGTTCTGCACCAGTTTAGCTCGAACAGATGAGCCCCGTTCGACCAATCCAGCTGAGGAGAATTTAAGCATCTTTGACGACCCGGTCCAGCTGGTGTTCACTGTGACCATGAGCAACCTGAAGGAGGGGGACTCTGGGTGGTACATGTGTGGCGTGGAGATAGGCGGTGCGTGGAGTGCTGATGATGTTGCTTACACTAACATTAAGGTCATTCATG GCATGTCAGTGGTGAACAGCCGCCTGACTGGGGAAGAAGGGAGTAGTATCACAGTTGAATGCCACTACAGTGAGAGATACAG AGAAAGCGAGAAGAAGTGGTGTCGGAGCGGAGACTGGAGCTCCTGTCTGCTGACAGGTTCTGACGGGAGCTACGAAGACACTTCCGTGGCCATCAGCGATGACAGAACTAGGACTCTCACTATAACCTTAAAGAAGCTGCAGATGAGAGATACCGGCTGGTACTGGTGTTCTGCAGGACAGCAGCAGATAGCTGTGCATGTGCTGGTCACACCCCGACCCACGACCG CAGCAGTATCTGTGACATCCACACCTATGACAAGTCAGTCTGTTACAGACCTGCCTCCACCCAAACCCATCACTAAGGAGTCCTGGAACAGTAACAG cCACATCTTGGAGTCGTTGCTGGTGTGTGCTTCTATAATGCTCCTTGTGGGCATGGCCATATTGGCAAGAAAATTGTGGAAACAGCACA AGCAGGATCCTGTGCTGAGACAAGTTAAGGAGATACAAGCAAGGCACAAT GAGTACTCGGGTGACCTGCAAAACTCTTCTGTTGTTTTCCTTAACAGGGACTCCCAGGATGTACATATGTACTGA
- the lrrc24 gene encoding leucine-rich repeat-containing protein 24 → MVLLRFSRLVLIIVALIPRPSVGCPSGCRCYSLTVECGSLGTKEIPQDVPSVTETIFLQDNAIVQIRLQDLTRLGSLHYLYLQNNSISALEPGAFLNQGQLLELALNGNLIHLVTPDMFRGLEHLRILYLAGNQITRVQDYTFRGLQRLQELHLQENSIELLAEQALSGLSSLALLDLSRNHLRTLGVSSLKPLVSLQVLRVTENPWRCDCALGWLRTWISEDGQRLLSSAEQRRLMCSEPPRLSHLSLMEVAPNSLVCIPPVVQLESSQLTVRLGESLRVSCQASGYPQPQVTWKKALHGKAQLSPRGLVQELGPNGELFRPGVGGMVTALPSSGGIKVGGVGRIQGLVRGTEEGGERDSFDPDMGSGMLFLSNVTVAHAGRYECEAWNPGGVARVTFHLAVNVSSSYSSQFWPRLNMHSFVSSSSNSFYQPEVLDVNQELLYEQDSMDFYALGPATQTAIAVGISLLALTAILLLIMIYTRHQQYRKEEGGSYCTSKEESILYVNDYSDGPTTFAQLEEYRDDHGREMYVLNRTQPVLGSTSSRCPMMSGFVQQKGMKEALLDHEMVQTLTRSGGMGLRRNPADGGEGPLTTDPEELFLSQSLLFGTQVAYEIHC, encoded by the exons ATGGTCCTCTTGCGGTTCTCCAGACTCGTCCTAATCATTGTGGCCCTCATCCCTCGACCGTCTGTGGGATGCCCCTCCGGCTGTCGCTGCTACAGCCTCACAGTGGAGTGCGGATCTCTTGGGACCAAAGAAATCCCACAGGATGTCCCCTCTGTCACCGAG ACCATATTCCTGCAGGACAACGCTATAGTGCAGATTCGTCTTCAGGACCTGACTCGCCTTGGCAGCCTCCATTACCTCTACCTTCAGAATAATAGCATCTCAGCTCTGGAGCCCGGGGCGTTTCTCAACCAGGGGCAGCTGCTGGAGCTGGCCCTCAATGGCAACCTCATCCACCTGGTCACCCCAGACATGTTTCGGGGTCTGGAGCACCTCCGGATCCTGTACCTCGCCGGGAACCAGATCACTAGAGTACAGGACTACACTTTCAGGGGACTGCAG CGTCTGCAGGAACTCCACCTGCAGGAAAACAGCATAGAGCTGCTAGCGGAGCAAGCTCTGTCTGGCTTGTCATCTCTGGCCCTGCTAGACCTCAGCAGAAATCACCTCCGCACCCTGGGAGTCTCGTCCCTCAAACCGCTCGTGAGCCTGCAGGTGCTCCGTGTCACAG AGAACCCATGGCGCTGTGATTGTGCTCTGGGCTGGCTGAGAACCTGGATCAGTGAAGACGGACAGCGTCTGTTGAGCTCTGCCGAACAGCGTCGGCTGATGTGCTCTGAACCGCCTCGCCTCTCCCACCTCAGCCTGATGGAGGTGGCTCCCAACAGCCTGGTCTGCATCCCCCCTGTGGTTCAGCTCGAGTCCAGCCAACTGACTGTGCGACTAGGGGAGAGCCTCAGAGTCTCCTGCCAGGCTTCGGGATACCCTCAGCCTCAGGTGACCTGGAAGAAAGCCTTGCATGGCAAGGCCCAGTTATCACCTCGAGGCTTGGTTCAAGAGCTGGGACCCAATGGTGAGCTCTTCAGGCCTGGAGTTGGAGGAATGGTGACAGCCCTGCCCAGCAGTGGAGGGATCAAGGTTGGGGGTGTTGGAAGAATCCAGGGACTTGTGCGTGGGACTGAGGAGGGCGGCGAGAGGGACAGCTTTGATCCAGACATGGGCAGTGGCATGCTGTTCCTCAGCAATGTGACTGTAGCGCATGCTGGGCGCTACGAGTGTGAAGCCTGGAACCCTGGTGGTGTTGCCAGAGTTACCTTTCATCTGGCTGTCAACGTGTCTTCTTCATATTCATCCCAGTTCTGGCCTCGTTTGAACATGCACTCCTTTGTTTCCTCTTCATCTAACTCCTTCTATCAACCAGAGGTTCTGGATGTTAACCAGGAGCTGCTCTATGAACAGGACAGCATGGACTTCTATGCTCTTGGCCCTGCTACACAGACCGCCATTGCTGTTGGCATCTCCTTGCTGGCACTCACTGCCATTCTCCTCTTGATTATGATCTACACTCGTCACCAGCAGTACCGCAAAGAAGAAGGCGGCTCCTACTGTACCAGCAAGGAAGAGAGCATCCTCTATGTGAACGACTACTCAGACGGACCCACCACATTTGCGCAGCTGGAGGAGTACCGCGACGACCACGGCCGCGAGATGTATGTACTGAACAGAACCCAGCCTGTCCTGGGCTCCACTTCATCCAGGTGTCCCATGATGAGTGGGTTTGTCCAGCAGAAGGGTATGAAGGAGGCTCTCCTGGACCATGAAATGGTGCAGACACTGACCAGATCAGGGGGAATGGGGCTTCGCAGAAACCCAGCAGATGGAGGCGAGGGACCCTTAACAACAGACCCAGAGGAGCTCTTCCTCAGTCAGAGTCTCCTCTTTGGAACGCAGGTTGCCTACGAGATTCACTGCTAA